A region of Lycium barbarum isolate Lr01 chromosome 3, ASM1917538v2, whole genome shotgun sequence DNA encodes the following proteins:
- the LOC132630574 gene encoding probable glutathione S-transferase yields the protein MTDVKLLGLWYSPFSHRVEWALKIKGVKYEFIEEDLQNKSPLLLESNPVHKKVPVLIHNGKSICESMVIVEYIDEAFEGPSILPKDPYDRAVARFWAKFLEDKVPAVGKTFFRKGEEQEKSKEEALEVLKILDNELKDKKFFVGDKFGFADIAANFVGLWLGAFEEASGVVLVTRETFPNFCAWRDEYINCSENKEYLPPKDELIAHFKARFQAVAAGSK from the exons ATGACAGATGTTAAGTTGCTTGGTCTATGGTATAGCCCGTTTAGTCACAGAGTTGAGTGGGCTCTAAAGATTAAGGGTGTCAAATATGAATTTATAGAAGAAGATCTACAAAACAAGAGTCCTCTACTTCTTGAATCAAACCCTGTTCACAAAAAAGTCCCTGTTCTCATTCACAATGGCAAGTCCATTTGTGAGTCTATGGTAATTGTTGAATACATTGATGAGGCATTTGAAGGTCCTTCCATCTTGCCTAAAGATCCTTATGATCGAGCTGTTGCTCGCTTCTGGGCTAAATTCCTTGAAGATAAG GTGCCAGCAGTGGGAAAAACTTTCTTTCGCAAAGGAGAGGAGCAAGAGAAAAGCAAAGAGGAAGCTTTAGAAGTGCTGAAAATTCTTGATAATGAGCTCAAGGATAAGAAGTTCTTTGTGGGTGACAAATTTGGATTTGCTGATATTGCTGCAAATTTTGTGGGGCTTTGGCTGGGAGCTTTTGAAGAAGCTTCTGGAGTTGTTTTGGTGACAAGAGAAACATTTCCAAACTTTTGTGCTTGGAGAGATGAATACATTAATTGTAGCGAAAACAAGGAATATTTACCTCCAAAAGATGAGTTGATTGCACATTTTAAAGCTCGCTTTCAAGCTGTTGCAGCTGGTTCAAAATGA